A single window of Ammospiza caudacuta isolate bAmmCau1 chromosome Z, bAmmCau1.pri, whole genome shotgun sequence DNA harbors:
- the IDNK gene encoding probable gluconokinase: MVLVVVMGVSGSGKTTVGSRLAEKLGWKFYDADDYHPLENKKKMEKGIPLNDEDRIPWLCALHDILRREDTSRQDTILACSALKKMYRRVLIGGASAIESNQPEQPGENPALKILFVHLDGPKDIIAARLEKRRGHFMPLELLQSQFDTLEPPSAPENFITVSLEKPLPEILLQIETAILQGEALPE; this comes from the exons atggtgctggtggtggtgatggGCGTCAGCGGCTCAGGGAA GACCACGGTTGGGTCGCGGCTGGCTGAGAAG ttggGATGGAAATTCTACGATGCAGACGATTATCATCCTCTAGAGAataagaagaaaatggaaaaagggaTACCACTAAACGATGAG GACAGGATTCCTTGGCTTTGTGCACTGCATGATATACTAAGGAG agAAGACACATCTAGACAAGATACAATTCTGGCCTGTTCTGCACTGAAAAAGATGTACAGGCGTGTGTTAATTGGTGGAGCATCTGCAATTGAAAGCAACCAGCCAGAGCAACCAGGAGAAAACCCAGCACTGAAGATCCTCTTTGTTCATTTGGATGGACCTAAGGACATAATTGCTGCCCGCTTGGAGAAGCGGAGAGGTCATTTTATGCCACTTGAACTTCTCCAGTCTCAGTTTGATACTCTAGAGCCACCCAGTGCACCAGAAAATTTCATTACTGTCAGTCTAGAAAAACCTCTTCCAGAAATACTCCTACAGATTGAGACCGCCATTCTTCAGGGTGAGGCTTTGCCAGAGTAA